In Gemmobacter sp. 24YEA27, a genomic segment contains:
- a CDS encoding endonuclease/exonuclease/phosphatase family protein, producing MKLAVWNIELERRGPGLLLRDIVSGKDAQIEAALRVLAHLDADVILLAGFDYDHGLLAARHFADRLALIGPDYPHLFALRPNRGVATCLDLDLDGRRGGPGDAQGWGYFAGQSGMVILSKLPTDSAAARDFSAFLWADLPGALWPQSLPSEAREVLRLSTTGHWEVPLILPDGRRLRLLTWHGSAPVFGAPVEVNARRNHDETAFWTALIEGRLPWAPPVPPFVVMGISNLDPVDGDGRHDAIRSLIAHSALQDPAPRAAFAPADPGQLGDPALDTAVFAPTGGLRTAVILPDAASEVAEAGILRPAPEDPLSDAASAASRSFPLWIRLVP from the coding sequence GGCCTTTTGCTGCGCGACATCGTCAGTGGCAAAGATGCTCAGATCGAGGCGGCGCTGCGGGTGCTGGCACATCTTGATGCCGATGTGATCCTGCTGGCAGGGTTCGATTATGACCACGGGCTGCTGGCGGCGCGGCATTTTGCCGACCGGCTGGCCCTGATCGGGCCGGATTATCCGCATCTCTTCGCGCTGCGGCCCAATCGGGGTGTCGCGACCTGTCTTGATCTGGATCTTGACGGGCGGCGCGGCGGGCCGGGCGATGCCCAGGGCTGGGGCTATTTCGCCGGGCAGTCCGGCATGGTGATCCTGTCGAAACTCCCGACTGACAGCGCCGCTGCGCGCGATTTCAGCGCCTTTCTCTGGGCCGATCTTCCCGGCGCGCTCTGGCCGCAATCGCTGCCTTCAGAGGCGCGCGAGGTGCTGCGGCTCTCGACCACCGGCCATTGGGAGGTGCCGCTGATCCTCCCCGATGGCAGGCGGCTGCGGCTGTTGACCTGGCATGGCTCGGCGCCGGTTTTCGGTGCCCCGGTCGAGGTGAATGCGCGGCGCAACCATGATGAGACCGCCTTCTGGACCGCGTTGATCGAGGGGCGGCTGCCATGGGCACCGCCGGTTCCCCCCTTTGTGGTGATGGGGATCAGCAATCTCGACCCTGTTGACGGGGATGGAAGACATGATGCGATCCGCAGCCTGATTGCGCATTCCGCGCTGCAGGACCCGGCACCGCGTGCGGCTTTTGCACCGGCAGATCCGGGTCAGCTTGGTGATCCGGCGCTGGACACGGCAGTCTTTGCGCCAACCGGAGGCCTGCGCACGGCGGTGATCCTGCCCGATGCCGCGTCTGAGGTGGCTGAGGCGGGGATCCTGCGCCCGGCACCGGAGGATCCGCTCTCGGATGCCGCCAGCGCCGCGTCGCGCAGCTTTCCGCTCTGGATCAGGCTGGTGCCATGA
- a CDS encoding YihY/virulence factor BrkB family protein: MKALRRIWRFITAVIERMTDGHFGLVAAGVAFYAMFAVFPGLAAVVAIWGMMADPVVIAGYLQVAERFLPPDASALIHDQVMGLVNAPRTTLGWATVLSLLVALYSSRNGVSALVQGLDVVHRAVPRSWLGGMARDFVLTLALIGALIGTLATVVVVPILLSWMPLDDFAPRLSRLLPWAAMLLLVLICLSILYRYGPNVPRNERSRWFSGGVIFATLAWAGVSMGFSLYLENFNSYNRIYGSIGAAVILMMWLYLSVWAILAGGAINAELDQARRIRRQMGRIG, from the coding sequence ATGAAGGCGCTGCGCCGGATCTGGCGCTTTATCACGGCGGTGATCGAGCGGATGACCGATGGCCATTTCGGCCTCGTCGCCGCCGGAGTGGCCTTTTACGCCATGTTCGCGGTCTTTCCAGGCCTTGCGGCAGTGGTGGCGATCTGGGGGATGATGGCCGATCCGGTGGTGATCGCGGGCTATCTTCAGGTGGCCGAGCGGTTTTTGCCCCCCGATGCCAGCGCGTTGATCCATGATCAGGTCATGGGGCTGGTCAATGCGCCGCGCACGACGCTGGGCTGGGCCACGGTCCTTTCGCTGCTGGTCGCGCTTTATTCGTCGCGCAACGGGGTTTCGGCGCTGGTCCAGGGGCTTGATGTGGTGCATCGCGCGGTACCGCGCTCCTGGCTGGGTGGCATGGCGCGGGATTTTGTTCTGACGCTCGCGCTGATCGGTGCGCTGATTGGCACGCTGGCGACGGTGGTGGTGGTGCCGATCCTCCTGTCCTGGATGCCGCTGGATGACTTTGCCCCGCGGCTGAGCCGCCTTTTGCCCTGGGCGGCGATGCTGCTGCTGGTGCTGATCTGCCTCTCGATCCTCTATCGTTACGGCCCCAATGTACCCCGGAACGAGCGTTCGCGCTGGTTCTCGGGCGGGGTCATTTTCGCGACCCTGGCCTGGGCGGGGGTCTCGATGGGCTTCTCGCTCTATCTCGAGAATTTCAACAGTTACAACAGGATCTATGGCTCTATCGGGGCCGCGGTGATCCTGATGATGTGGCTCTACCTCTCGGTCTGGGCCATCCTTGCGGGCGGGGCGATCAATGCGGAGCTGGACCAGGCGCGCCGCATCCGGCGCCAGATGGGACGGATCGGCTGA
- a CDS encoding DUF4105 domain-containing protein, translating into MFWLVLGLVVVWAAAAFWVQFPHARPLALAGLGLAVLLVAWARLGPGWGWTGLAVLLILVLGWFFSLQPRQDRDWAPDVAHIVKGEAEGSLVHLENIRTFRWKTADEAVEGWTSRTVDLAKLDGVDMITSSWGNPKIAHLLVSFRFQDGAPLTFSVEIRREKGESFSALGGFFRQFELSLIAADEADIVQWRAVPRAEEVHLYPLDLTQDQQIAVFLGFLRLGNDLNDRPVWYNTVTANCASVVWTLARVLSSDLPLDRSLVMPGLLPEYLDRLGALAGTGTLDEKRARALISPRAREMPPGEDFSTWIRQ; encoded by the coding sequence GTGTTCTGGCTGGTCCTTGGTCTTGTTGTGGTCTGGGCTGCGGCGGCGTTCTGGGTGCAATTCCCGCATGCACGCCCGCTGGCACTGGCCGGTCTGGGACTTGCGGTCCTCCTGGTGGCCTGGGCGCGGCTGGGGCCCGGCTGGGGCTGGACCGGGCTTGCCGTGCTGCTGATCCTGGTCCTGGGCTGGTTTTTCAGCCTGCAGCCGCGCCAGGACCGCGACTGGGCGCCTGATGTGGCGCATATCGTCAAGGGCGAGGCCGAGGGCAGCCTGGTTCATCTGGAAAACATCCGCACTTTTCGCTGGAAGACCGCCGATGAGGCCGTTGAGGGCTGGACCAGCCGCACCGTCGATCTGGCGAAGCTCGACGGGGTCGATATGATCACCTCCTCCTGGGGCAATCCGAAAATCGCGCATCTGTTGGTCAGCTTCCGGTTCCAGGACGGCGCGCCGTTGACCTTCTCGGTCGAGATCCGCCGCGAGAAAGGCGAGAGTTTCTCTGCCCTGGGCGGATTTTTCCGCCAGTTCGAGCTGTCGCTGATCGCCGCTGATGAGGCGGATATCGTGCAATGGCGTGCGGTGCCGCGCGCTGAAGAAGTGCATCTTTATCCGCTGGATCTGACCCAGGATCAGCAAATCGCGGTCTTCCTTGGCTTTCTCAGGCTGGGCAATGACCTGAACGACCGGCCCGTCTGGTATAATACCGTAACCGCGAATTGTGCCTCGGTGGTGTGGACGCTGGCGCGGGTGCTGTCTTCCGATCTGCCGCTGGACCGCAGCCTCGTGATGCCGGGCCTGCTGCCGGAATATCTCGACCGCCTCGGTGCCCTTGCAGGAACAGGCACGCTGGACGAAAAGCGCGCCCGCGCGCTGATCTCGCCGCGCGCGCGTGAAATGCCGCCGGGCGAAGATTTCTCGACATGGATCCGGCAATGA
- the ubiG gene encoding bifunctional 2-polyprenyl-6-hydroxyphenol methylase/3-demethylubiquinol 3-O-methyltransferase UbiG, translating to MSAASTIDPAEVAKFQAMAEEWWDPKGKFRPLHLMNPCRLDYITSQIAGEFGRDLTAPRAFDGLRLLDIGCGGGLLSEPMARLGADVTGADAAERNIPVARVHAETQGLRIDYRHTTAEALAAEGERYDVVLNMEVVEHVADPLAYLTACQQLLKPGGLMICSTMNRNTKSFAMAIIGAEWIMRWLPKGTHDWAKFITPDELYDLIGRAGLDPVDRKGMVFNPVSWRWSLSSRDLTVNYVTASVKR from the coding sequence ATGTCAGCCGCAAGCACTATCGATCCTGCCGAGGTCGCAAAGTTCCAGGCCATGGCAGAGGAATGGTGGGATCCGAAAGGTAAATTCCGCCCGCTGCATCTGATGAACCCCTGCCGGTTAGACTATATCACCAGCCAGATTGCCGGCGAATTCGGCCGGGATCTGACGGCACCGCGCGCTTTTGACGGGTTGCGTCTCCTCGATATCGGCTGCGGTGGCGGGCTGTTGTCCGAGCCGATGGCGCGGCTGGGGGCTGATGTGACCGGCGCCGATGCGGCCGAACGCAACATCCCGGTGGCCCGCGTCCATGCCGAGACCCAGGGCCTCCGGATCGACTATCGCCACACCACCGCCGAGGCGCTGGCCGCAGAGGGTGAGCGGTATGACGTGGTGCTGAATATGGAAGTGGTCGAACATGTTGCCGATCCTCTGGCCTATCTGACCGCATGCCAGCAGCTGTTGAAGCCCGGCGGGCTGATGATCTGCTCGACCATGAACCGCAATACGAAAAGCTTCGCCATGGCGATCATTGGGGCCGAATGGATCATGCGCTGGCTGCCGAAAGGCACGCATGACTGGGCGAAATTCATCACGCCGGATGAGCTTTATGATCTGATCGGCCGCGCCGGGCTTGACCCGGTGGATCGCAAGGGGATGGTTTTTAACCCGGTCTCCTGGCGCTGGAGCCTGTCTTCGCGCGATCTTACGGTCAATTATGTTACGGCGAGTGTGAAACGGTGA
- the pip gene encoding prolyl aminopeptidase, producing the protein MDQRSGQKRASDFLYPPVEPFDQRMMDMGDGHQVYVEQCGNPDGVPVIVFHGGPGGGCSPLMRRYFDPRHYRVVLFDQRGCGRSMPRASVIRNTTWDLVADVERIREALGIERYIAFGGSWGATLALITAITHPDRVSNLVLRGVFLMTRRELNWFYGGGAGTFFPELWQRFIDPIPEEERGDLIAAYHRRLFSGDRTTEIRYARIWSGWENALASISSDGWMGESPADYAHAFARLENHYFTNGGFLEQDDWIVQNRVRIAHIDTDIVQGRYDMVCPPLSAWSLAEGWTKARVHFVPLAGHALSEPGISEALVRVMDRLR; encoded by the coding sequence ATGGACCAGAGATCAGGACAAAAACGCGCGTCGGACTTCCTTTACCCGCCGGTCGAGCCCTTCGACCAGCGTATGATGGATATGGGCGACGGCCATCAGGTCTATGTTGAACAATGCGGCAATCCGGATGGGGTTCCGGTCATTGTCTTTCACGGCGGTCCCGGCGGCGGCTGCAGCCCGCTGATGCGGCGCTATTTCGACCCTCGTCATTACCGGGTGGTGTTGTTCGATCAGCGCGGCTGCGGCAGGTCGATGCCCCGCGCCTCGGTGATCCGCAACACGACCTGGGATCTGGTCGCCGATGTCGAGCGCATCCGCGAGGCGCTTGGCATCGAGCGCTATATCGCTTTTGGCGGCAGCTGGGGGGCGACGCTCGCGCTGATCACCGCCATCACCCATCCCGACCGCGTTTCGAACCTGGTGCTGCGCGGGGTCTTCCTAATGACGCGGCGCGAGCTCAACTGGTTCTACGGCGGCGGCGCGGGGACGTTTTTCCCCGAGCTGTGGCAGCGTTTCATCGATCCGATCCCGGAGGAAGAGCGCGGCGATCTGATCGCGGCCTATCACCGGCGGCTCTTTTCGGGCGACCGGACGACGGAAATCCGCTACGCGCGGATCTGGTCGGGCTGGGAAAATGCGCTGGCCTCGATCAGCAGTGACGGCTGGATGGGCGAAAGCCCCGCCGATTACGCCCATGCCTTTGCCCGGCTCGAGAACCATTATTTTACCAATGGCGGATTTCTGGAGCAGGACGACTGGATCGTGCAGAACCGCGTCCGGATCGCACATATCGACACCGATATTGTGCAGGGGCGCTATGACATGGTCTGCCCGCCGCTGTCGGCCTGGAGCCTCGCCGAAGGCTGGACCAAAGCGCGGGTGCATTTCGTGCCCCTGGCCGGTCACGCGCTGTCGGAGCCCGGCATTTCCGAAGCGCTGGTGCGGGTGATGGACCGTCTGCGCTGA
- a CDS encoding YbjQ family protein has product MDAEKKRAQEIAAQSQSDAMARIILTTETAHNLPVGQRLDIVTAEVVIGMHLFKDIASAFRDTFGGRSATMQQGLRDARKTALDELRLEAHALGADAVVGVDLDYSEISGGGKSMLFLVASGTAVTLNKAASGQESVVGSPTAQPDSYRL; this is encoded by the coding sequence TTGGACGCTGAGAAAAAACGCGCGCAAGAAATCGCTGCTCAATCTCAATCGGACGCGATGGCGCGCATCATTCTGACAACAGAAACTGCTCACAACCTTCCCGTTGGCCAACGCTTGGACATAGTGACCGCCGAGGTGGTCATAGGCATGCACCTGTTCAAAGACATAGCATCGGCGTTCCGAGATACGTTCGGCGGGCGGAGCGCGACGATGCAGCAGGGCCTTCGGGATGCCCGAAAGACAGCGCTTGATGAGCTGAGGCTCGAAGCGCATGCACTTGGTGCAGACGCTGTTGTTGGGGTTGATCTGGACTACTCCGAGATCAGCGGTGGCGGGAAAAGCATGCTCTTTCTGGTTGCCAGCGGCACGGCTGTGACCCTCAACAAGGCGGCGAGCGGGCAGGAATCTGTTGTAGGTTCACCCACGGCGCAGCCCGACAGCTACAGATTATAA
- a CDS encoding S24 family peptidase: MRIHTALYAKLQRHCKGKYAEIWKQSVVNLPGLCGLTHFVYFCIMIETSALFALLDARRAELGLSQAEVGRRAFGQSDGSALQNIRRGSSPTFDKLQRLCQVLGLEITLDGLSGAPALRKTEAVSEDFAHVPLHAVSLSAGGGFANASEQLVDYLAFRKDWLGKIGVPPASAVLARAEGDSMQPCIWSGDLVLIDQSKTCLPARKMDGKSQRGSIFAFIEDGHARIKRIDRASDAELLLISDNPDYGPQFAKIETISIIGKVMWWGHTNRE; encoded by the coding sequence TTGCGTATCCATACCGCACTCTATGCAAAGTTACAGAGGCATTGCAAAGGTAAATATGCAGAGATATGGAAACAGTCCGTTGTAAATTTACCCGGCTTGTGTGGGCTGACGCATTTTGTGTATTTTTGCATAATGATCGAAACCAGCGCACTATTTGCACTTCTGGATGCCCGGCGGGCGGAACTAGGCCTCTCGCAGGCTGAGGTCGGGCGACGAGCATTCGGTCAATCAGACGGATCGGCCTTGCAGAACATTCGAAGAGGCTCATCGCCAACCTTCGATAAGCTGCAGCGGCTTTGTCAGGTGCTCGGCCTTGAAATAACTCTCGACGGGCTAAGCGGTGCTCCAGCATTGCGAAAAACTGAAGCTGTCAGCGAAGATTTCGCTCATGTCCCGTTACACGCTGTGAGCTTGTCGGCAGGGGGAGGCTTCGCCAATGCGTCGGAGCAGCTCGTCGACTACCTGGCATTCCGTAAGGATTGGCTAGGGAAGATCGGCGTTCCACCGGCTTCCGCGGTTCTGGCCAGGGCGGAAGGCGATAGCATGCAACCGTGTATATGGTCAGGGGATCTTGTCCTGATCGACCAGAGCAAGACGTGTTTGCCAGCGCGAAAAATGGATGGCAAAAGCCAGCGCGGCTCGATTTTTGCGTTCATCGAAGACGGCCATGCGCGCATAAAGCGTATCGATAGAGCTTCTGATGCTGAGCTGCTGCTGATTTCTGACAATCCTGACTACGGGCCACAGTTTGCGAAAATTGAAACCATCAGCATCATCGGCAAGGTGATGTGGTGGGGGCATACAAATAGGGAATAG
- a CDS encoding DNA-binding domain-containing protein, whose product MGALVTVHFRQERPPFSASYRETARLAQHFGWAIPAQKAARRWIAPKRMLRSVIPHWDRDHAFEAAVREFAQKSIGREQIDDVEPFFAGKHRLHRRLPSPWP is encoded by the coding sequence ATGGGCGCGCTCGTGACGGTTCACTTTCGTCAAGAACGCCCGCCTTTCAGTGCCAGCTACCGGGAAACCGCCAGATTGGCGCAGCACTTTGGCTGGGCCATCCCAGCGCAAAAAGCGGCACGGCGCTGGATCGCGCCGAAGCGAATGCTTCGGTCAGTCATTCCGCACTGGGATCGCGATCACGCCTTTGAGGCGGCGGTCAGAGAATTCGCGCAGAAGAGCATTGGCCGCGAGCAGATCGACGATGTAGAGCCGTTCTTTGCCGGTAAACACCGCCTCCACCGCCGTCTTCCCTCGCCATGGCCTTGA
- a CDS encoding GntR family transcriptional regulator, with protein sequence MAAPLYQTVIDRIVAQISSGELLPGSMLPSEMQIAADTGVSQGTARKSLMVLEQLGIVKREQGRGTFVTARTPDNALFNFFRLREADGTMIRPELMSEVVTSRASTEEERKVLDEAPARVYEIRRLRSLKGVPSMLETAVVSANRFAGLDLRAPLPNTLYVLYQQNYGCIILRADESITAAEADRETAKALNLKPGAPILCIDRMAFDIMGRVVERRRSLCRTDGLVYQVSLT encoded by the coding sequence ATGGCCGCACCGCTTTACCAGACCGTGATCGACCGGATCGTCGCCCAGATTTCCTCGGGCGAGCTGCTTCCGGGCTCGATGTTGCCCAGTGAAATGCAGATCGCGGCAGATACCGGCGTGTCGCAGGGCACAGCGCGCAAATCCCTGATGGTGCTGGAACAGCTGGGTATTGTGAAACGTGAACAGGGCCGCGGCACTTTTGTCACCGCCCGCACACCGGATAATGCGCTCTTCAACTTTTTCCGCCTGCGCGAGGCTGACGGGACAATGATTCGCCCCGAGCTGATGAGCGAGGTGGTGACCAGCCGCGCCTCGACCGAAGAGGAGCGGAAGGTGCTCGACGAGGCACCGGCCCGGGTCTACGAGATCCGGCGGCTGCGCAGCCTGAAAGGTGTTCCGAGCATGCTGGAAACCGCGGTGGTTTCGGCAAACCGCTTTGCGGGGCTTGATCTGCGGGCGCCGCTGCCGAACACGCTTTATGTGCTTTATCAGCAGAATTACGGCTGCATCATCCTGCGCGCCGATGAATCGATCACCGCCGCCGAGGCCGATCGCGAAACGGCAAAGGCGCTGAACCTGAAACCCGGCGCCCCGATCCTTTGTATCGACCGGATGGCTTTTGACATCATGGGCCGCGTTGTGGAACGCCGCCGGAGCCTGTGCCGCACCGACGGGCTGGTCTACCAGGTCTCGCTGACCTGA
- a CDS encoding UxaA family hydrolase — protein sequence MSIPQLLVHDHEDNVGVVVVENLKAGTEMICVVTHDNSDFRLVANADIPIGHKVALKPLKAGDTVTKYGEDIGRMVGDAGIGDHVHTHNCKTKRW from the coding sequence ATGAGTATCCCGCAACTTCTGGTCCATGATCACGAGGACAATGTCGGCGTGGTTGTCGTCGAGAACCTGAAAGCCGGCACCGAGATGATCTGCGTCGTCACGCATGACAATTCGGACTTCCGCCTTGTCGCCAATGCCGACATCCCGATCGGTCACAAGGTCGCGCTGAAGCCGCTCAAGGCGGGCGATACCGTCACCAAATATGGCGAAGACATTGGCCGCATGGTCGGAGATGCCGGCATCGGCGACCACGTCCATACCCATAACTGCAAAACGAAACGGTGGTGA